The window TATGGCCTTTAATAAAAAAGCATGAGTTTACACAGAACCATAGGCTGCCAGACAACAATAGTCTACTGCTGTTCATCGAGCATAAGCACACACCCGAAAGCTAATGTGAAGTCTCCATCAATGCAAGAGACATTGAttctggaacaaaaaaaaatttatcaCAATGACCTTCTCTCCCTAATGCCAACTCAAGGACGGAGATTATCGTATAGGTTTTCATTAGAGTAGGGACTCTATGGTGCCATTATTGTCCTGCTGTCATTCAGTTAGTTTTCCACAATGGACCAACTACATGTTTCCAATATGCAAGCATCACCAAAGCTGCATTTAGTTCTTGTTTTCCAAGTTAAGAGTATCTGAAATTTATTGCTGTGTTATTCTAAAAAACATACATCTCAgtacatttctggttttgtaggCATGTAAATTGTTAGCTCTGTGCCCCCCATGTAATCCATGCCTAAACTGTATTAAAGTAGAAATCCCCAATGTTTCCACACTGAAGGAAGATCCACTTACcttgctggttttcattttttggaTTATTTCTGCATAGTGTAACTCTTTTCTAAAATCATATTAATTGGCCGATTGTAAAGCTAACTTTTCAATGCGTTATTATATTCAGTCTGCAAACAGCCTAAAATAACAGGTCTCCAGGACAAACCCAGAGCTGGAGTCTATTATAGCAGCTGTGCCTCAGGCAGCACAACCAACATCAGGCAGTAACACAAAGAGGCAAGCAGGAGATGCTCGAAGGGGCCCTTTTCTTTATTACATCCCAGCCTACATAAGTAACCTTGTTTCATttacagagggggaaaaaatagctgTAACAAAGAAACATTAATTATATCCAGAAAAGCATAAGCAAATgcccctttttcccctcttaagTATTAGCTGCAGAACGAAGTTTCCTTATGATTTTTAGTCATTTGACAACCACTGGCTTTTCCTTGTGGAGCCAAACACGGCTTCATTTTGCGTGACTTGGTTTGTAGCTACTATTAGCTGAAGAACTCTGTTGGGGTAATTAAAATTGATGATGCAGATTTTCAGAGCCTGTAGAGGCAGTGCACAAGTACAACATCCTTTTGATGTGTTGATGGAGTGAAGGACTGGTAAATGGATATCTAGAATCTAGGAGGGCATTTCTCTCATTATTACAATTTAGGATGGTGACATTTTGACTGTAAGCTATTTAATAGTGTTTCTGTATTCATTAAGGGCAAAGTTCAACTTGGTGCAGACAGCTGGTGTATGGTCCTTTTATATAACACTTAAGCCTCATGATGaggctgggggaggaagggcagCTGTGGGCAAAGCAACTGTGCAGGAGAGCCTCTGGACCCTCTGTACATCAGAGGAAGTTTCAAAGGAGCCTCTGAATACACTAGTTCAGACAGGCTCTTAGGGAAGTCAAGGATGCAACCAAAGGTTCGCCAATACTGGTGTCTTAGAGCCTGAGTAATCCATAAATAAGTTACCAAGACAAACCGAACTTCTCACAGACATTTGTCAATATGAGAGCAGTTGTGTTGAAGCCTCAGAGTCTGTCTGCATAGGGCAGGactgatttttcttctcagtttccTGCAAGAGCCTAattatttgggctttttttgttgttgggggggggggttgttgttttttacagacagaaaaatgtgaTTCCAAATATAATCAGGAAACAGACAGTGTTCAAAAGTGTGTGTCTGGCACACTAGGGCAGTTAACCAAATGTTATCCTGGTTTGTAtagaaacaaaatgaatataaaagTTTAATTAATCTATTAAATCCTTGCTTTGTGTTGTTCCTGTGAAAAACATCTACCAGTGTTATAAGTatgaattttttaaatttcattttcccTACCTTACTATTTCCTCTGGATAGCAATTCTTAATAGTGTTGATATATTCCTGAAGAAGTGACCCAggttctgcttttatttcttgaacCTTTTTAAGTCCACCAGTTGTTACAAAGAGACGACGTGCTTTACTGTCATGTGGTAACACCTACACACAGAAAAGtgcattaaaaaagagaatattttcttttaaaagaatctCTGTGCTACTAGGGTCAAATATTGCTTATCTGTTTTTAATTCAGAGGACACATAAAATGGAACATCAGAAGTACAACATGTGTAATGACTACTGTATTTTAATACCCAgttgcacaggaaaaaaaatcataaaccACCCCTTTATAGTTATAACACAATATAACATGTACTGTAATACataacatatataaaaataatgaattgaATATTTATCTTCATGTAAATTATATTTCTCAAAGTATTCCTACAGAGACCATAAGATTGTGGAGATTAAGTAGATAATAAAACCAGAACACTAACATGGAATAACAACAGCATCTGTTCCACTTAAACCAAGTTATTCAGGTCTTTTATGTCAATTCCCACAGTTTAATTGTATAGCAGAATTTTATACCATTATAATGATCTAGTATAGATTAGTGCATGAAAACAATACTGAGAATTGTTGAAAGTGAACAATGCAGCCTTGAAGCATTACATGCTACTATTAAATTCCTAGATATTAAAATCCTACAACACACTGTGTAGCCATGGAAGCCTtttacaaatacacacacacacaaagcagaaatgtgAAGTTTCTGCAGCCAAAGGGgatgagaagcagaaatgatCAGACAATACATTCTGCACTCCGAGTGATGCCAATATGCAGCTCTGTCCAGAGGAcgggagaggagggagggaaggaggtggGGGCTGGGCCAGGCAAGGGAGAATGACAGCATGGAGTCCACAGGGCtgcaaaaatacttttaaaaaagggaaaaaaaacgCCAGAGAGATAATGCAAGACGTCAGCTGCATCTACAGCTAAACTGAATGGGTTTAAAACCAACTCTGAGAGTTACATGCTATGGGGACAAAAGCATTTGTAAGCCTTCACACTGGTCAGACAAATCAAGCCATAAATTTGATGGTATCGCAGTGTAAAACAAGATacttgaaggaggaaaaagatcataaaaatatgaaggaaaagaaaaatgagttttctgCCATACATATAGACAAGCAGTCTTCATTTCTCTTACCCCTGTAAGGAGACAGACAAGCAAAGAAATCAACAGGTAAAGAAATCAACAGACAGGTGAAGAAAAATCAAGGGAACACAGAGTCTTCTTATTATATGCTCTGTATAAGTGTCAGGAACAACTGTGATCATTTCCTTGTAGGAACTGAATACAGCTGTTTCCACCTATCTCCCACAACCAAGGAGGAAGTAGCAAGAAAACAGGATATGgccctttccctgccttcctcctccacaCTGTGACTCCCAGGCTGGATAAGATGGCAGAAAAGTCTTTTGGAAGAGGCCCTAAAGCAGACAGCACCTCTGAGACAGTCCCTCCCCTCTGTCTAAGCTGAGAGAGCACAGAATTGCACAGACCCTGAAAATGATAATGCTTAAATGACACAGTCCAGCACCAAGAACAGAGAGCATCCCACTCTGAAGCATAACTCAGAAATAAGGCTTTTACTGTGATATAATATAAATAAGCCGAACTAAGTAATACATCAGAGTTCTAAGAACAGGAAATTTCCAAACTATGGTAGacaagagaaaaattattttacttcagagaaattaattttaaatgtatacttcagaaaaataaatgccagaCAAGTACAGTTTGTTTAATACAGCataggagaagaagaaaaacaaaacaaaacaaagcatcagCTAATATGAAGGGTATAAAACCACTTCAACAGCAAACAACATTCAAATCTATACACTGGGTAACTAATTACTATGCACTCAGCTCATTAATAGCTCCAGTCAGCACACAGAAGCAAAAGGCACTGAATTCTGTGCAAATCTCCAGTCTTTGTACAGACTTAGCAAGATGACAAGGACAAACTTAAATGTGGCGATGTAATCAGGAATCTGCACTCCAAACAGTAATGCTTCCAGATCTGTGACAATCAGAACTAAGTACCAAGAGTGTTTTACTTGGCCATTTCCAGAAAGAACATTTCACCAAGAGAGCCTGGTATCTCCTACTAACAGATTACACTGCAGAGTGTTGTACAAAAGATAGACTATAGATGAGCAGGATTCTCAACAGCTGGTGACCACTGCAGACACAGGGAATCTCCTAACTAGTTAgcagttatttaaataatttgaaatatatttatcaAATTGTGTTAGTTTTTACATGCTGTGCTCAAATATTGTTTGAGCAATATGTTATTAACATCAAACAGTTCCAAATTTTGAGGGGAATAAGAAAGATTTGGAATTTTTATACTTCCTTAattgaaactgaaaattaacaagGATAACAGTGGTAAAGCCTTTATACTGTAGATTAGTGTAAAATACCTAACTTAAGTCATTCCTGCACAGACAGCTTGTACTTTATCGAAAACAGATGTGACTGGGATTTATGTGATACATTGGCtcagtgaaaatatttgcatgtgACTTAATATTCCACTTAATCTCAAGaggcaaggaagaaaaacaaaacactttgctTGTAAGCAACTGTTTTCCCAGTCTTAGGATGCATTATGGCAGGTTCCAGATGAAACAGTATCCAGCTTTGTCAGACAAAAGAATGGGATGCtccaaactgctgctgcagggtaTGCTTGAGGATCCTGAGAAAACAACTAAGACCTTTAGAGAGACTTCATCTTTGGAAAAATAGCTTCCTTGCCAAATAGAAAACAATTAACACATTACTCATCAAGCATTTCTTACCTTACTAAACTGTCCAACAATATGTTTTATAATATTGGGAGGAGCATCATGCAGCAGTTGTTCAAGTGCTGGAAGATATGTGCATTTCTGAAGGATGTTCTTTAAGGCTCTTTTAGTCtattgaaatgcaaaataaatttcctCTAGTAAGATATGAATGTAAACAACAATAATTCCTGTTATGTATTACTGaagtctgatcaaaaaaaaaagcaaattgatCAGAATTCTCAAAGAGCATTTTCTGAATAGAAACTATGATACCTACCAGGTCACTTACTGAAGAATCAATTTTTCACTTAGATTTATTAAACCTCaaaacctagagtacatcataTTCTTATTATGTTATCTACGGTCAAAGTAATGGCAATTTTTCTTTGACTACAATGGAAGCAGGAGTAGACCCTTTAAATAAATTGAAGTGTGGTAATATAATAAGGAAggcaaaccaaaacacattttaaaagattgtATTTTAGAAGTGGCTTACTAGGAGAGTCTGCCAGTCTGGGATAGCAATGTGGACTGCTGTCCAggtgggagagaaaaagagagtgAAACAGTTGTACATTAGTGCTTagtttctgaaaacagactCAATGTTGACTGCTTACAAGCATAATGACCTTTTTGAGTAGGTTTAGATCATACATCTCATTTGGCCATGGTGTTCTGGTGACCACTGAAAATGACTACACAAAAGTTATGTAACAGATCTGGAAAGTTATACTTTAATGGAATGTACAGAATAATACCACATGGGAGACCATATCCTGTCATATTATGTTCTTTAATCCTGTCACATACTCTTCAGTTAGTTCACTTGCTGTTGCTCAAAAACACACTTTACCGAACTGCAACTCTACTAGCTCCCACCAAAGGAAGGCCCTAAGCATCAACACCTGCATGCTTTCAAGAGCAGAACTTTGAGTATTTGCTACAGTTTTATTATAATAATCAAAACATAAGCAAGTCTACTACAAGGACTACAATATATTGTACAAGAGCTTATACTTCTAAAAAAAGTAGATACTTAGAAACTAGTCACAAGAAATTATATCATTTATGGGTGGATGCAGCCCTGATCtaaactgggaagaaaatgaggGACTAGATTGCTGTGGCTGTACCGCATGATTTGGTATGCACTATATGCATGGAGCCATTAGGACCAACCAGTCCTAATAAATAACATACAGCATTCGGACACTTACATCCAGCAAATCCATGACTCAATGAACATCAACAAAAGCACATACGATTTAGTAGTTTTTAAGCACGTCTACCTGTTGATTACAGTAAATATCTCACTGCAAATGCTACAAATAtacttgcttttatttgaaGATCTTCTGAACTGCGTGTATCCATATACAGAGAAAGCAGTATGGGTAGCACATTTGCTACTGCAACAGCACATGCATGCTCAGGAGTATGTCTTCCAATCTGTCCCAAggcccaggcagctgctgccttaATATGATCTTCTTGTTCCTCTATCAAGCAGGCACACAGTGGTGGTATTCCCTGCAGCATCAATCAAAAGCACAACCTTTACAAATCTACACCAGGGAGGGACAACTTTAAACTGATACAGACtgttagaaaatgtttttctactTACATTCTTCTTCTAAAATAAACTATAAGAGAATGCATGCTAGTGGTGTCATGTATTTTACAACATTGTGTCTAGCaagaatttttaataaatcttaataaatctagttaaagaaagagaaacagattCAATGCTCTAAGTCAGAAGGCAGTTTGAGCTAACACACAAATTTAAGGGATAAAAGGAACATATGACACAATTCAGTCTGTACTAAAGGTAAAGGATTCAGTGTTGTCAGACAAACTAAAATAATTTGAGTGTTTATGAATCTGTGAAAGCAATTTAAGATCAGAAGGGCTCAATCATTgagtcttttttaatttttaatccacACCACTATATTTCAGTTTATCAATCTCTTCTTGAGTCCAGTAGTTCATGTTTAACTCAACCAATCACTTCCAGAAAGGTTTCAATTATTGCTTTGAAGACAATAAGAGATGGAGAATCTCTCACTTACATCCAGCTGTTACTGAAGTCCTTCTGGTTTAGGGTCACAGTCTTTATCCTTTCTCCAAAGGATTTTGGAGCTACTGGTATTTTATGCCAGAATACTTCAGTAGGAATCATTTAGTGCTACTTTAGGTAAGGGGAGGCTACTAAACCTCTAACTAGAAAATCTTTTTCTCCACCCCATGGTTCATTTTTTAGTCTTTTCTACACACTTTTcagagtttttttttcaggagccttttaaaatacagtcatCAGAACTATATTTACTGGTATTACAGACAGattaacttttctttccattaatgCTCCATCTTCTGTTCTTTAATACCACACAGGACTGACTGTCATCCTTTCAGGTTTTTGccactgcactgcagcagaagaCCACAGTGAAGTGTTTGTCCAGTATGACcccaaaattaatttttcaaaattcatCCTTTGCAGAATACAGTACCACAGAATGGAGCTGTCACTTTACATCATAACATTGTAGATGTGCAACTGCATGTGTGTTTGCCACAGTGCATTTCTTTCAGATGGTTCCAGTTTACCATGTCCTGCCCTCAGCACCATGTACCACTCTACAAGCTTAGTTTCCTCTGAAgcaatttttatgtttttttactGGGCTTTGGggttatttcagtttcttttgtgGCTCATTCattaaagtatttaatttcatgATAGTGTGCCCAAATCTCTGCAAAACCTCTTACTGCACTCCTATTCAGTTATGGCAGCAAACATTATTACTCTTCAAAAATCTATCATTTAGGTGCTTCCTCATTAACTTAATCATGAATTCATCCCACTTAACATTACGCACTCTACAGCAGGAGTATATTTGCTCTAGGCACCCCTGAAAGTGGAGAGACAGAAACgttcagagaagaaaagcctCCAGAGAGGACAAGGAAAAAAGtctatttcttcagttttcaaatgcagaagAGCATTGTTTGAGCACTCCTACCTTCCCTGCATCTTTACTGATGTTACGTTGTGgcaatttccatttttaacttgCATTCTTGCTAGaagacatttctgtttctccacTTTTATTGTTTCATTGTTTCCACTCAcacagtatattttaaaatgactgACATGGTGTAAAAACGGGCCAACAATGCTCAGTAAAATTACCTCCTCCTGTCATTAGTTAGCATTATTCACATACGAGTATTATGTCACGCACTAATTTCACCAGTTGAGAATATTGGAAATTCCCTCCCTTCTGTATCACTGCCCCTTtattaaaacctgaaaatgtATAGCTTATCTCATTTGAAATGTCACTTGCACAACCGAATCAAACCATGCTACATTAAAAACTGAGGTCTTTTCAAGTCTTAAGATTTCTATTGCAAGACTATTCTAGTGGTACTAGCAGAATCATGCTAGTGCAATGAGGAACGTGTCATTAACCATTCTTGTTTCAAAAAGTGTTTTGATGTAGCCACAAACAAAGAGGAAACAGACCGTAGAAATTCACTGGCTTATTTTCTGTACCCATGCAATTGCAACACAGAAAATCATGTACTGTAATACAAACGGGTGCTCATAAACTAATCCAAGACATTTTATAAAAGGTTCAACTTCATAAAGACACACTTTGATCAGGTTACTATACAATTTCAGACATTGCAAGCAGCACTATTAGGAGAAAGTGCATTCATCAACAGCGAGTATATAATTCTGTCACAAAATACATTCTCTGCCTATgttaatttgtatttctttctcagaaTACCACTGAAGAATTATGGGAAGACAACAAAGTGATAGCTAACCTTGGAGACAATCACTGCCATTGACAGGTTCTCCGAATGAGCTGCTACATAACCAAGCATCATGATGCCAGGCAGCCTGACagtccctctgcagctgccAATACAATCAATCACAGCGGCAACTCCACCTGCATTTACTATAAGCTGTGAAAGCTGAAAAGATAAATGGAAGAGATTAGATACTGTGAAGTATCAACAGGCATAACAAACTACATTAGAAAAGTCTTTAAATGTATTGCTCCTGATCTACAAAACAAAGCTGGAGTAAGAGTGATCTATCATACAGACTGTTGGGCACTAAGTGCAGCATGAAATTCTCAGGAATGAGGTTGTTCTGCAACTCTATTTTTGATTGACTTTACTGCAAGGTAATCAAGACTCTGAATTCTTGATGCTGTATAGCATGGAACGACATATTCTCAATTCCATTAGTACACACCAAGGAAATATGCAAATGACAGCTTAATATATGAATCCCTTGAAAATGCACCTACTGAGCCAGATACTCCTTCATACCAGTATCTACTTATTCCCAAGCCAACATCATACTGTGCAGGACAGGGGAAAAGGCTCACTTCTTTCACCTGCATTGTAGATAACGTCTGTGTCATAAGAGCCTTTCTGGATTCCCCACTGAGGCATGAAGCCAAAGACAGCTGtcatgcacacacaaaaccaacttGAACTACTCCATTCTGCCACATTATGGTACTCTGAGGGAAGTGTCCAGGAAACACACTCAATGGGCAATGGAGTTTGCCCCAGAATGTCAATTAAATAGCCTAGCTGATAAATGATAATCAAGTTATGCAACATGTTTCTTTCCAAAAGTTATCACTTTTCATATCCCTAGAGGTACAGCAGTAGAGTATGTATGATATAAACAATGCACAAGagtttaaaaattcatattaTGATTATTTCCTTCTATCTTGTTAGGTATATCCCATTTCCCCCAAAGattccaaagcaaaacaaatacattCTTTAAAGTCATATTTAAATTAACAAAACTGAGGCTTGTGGATTCCCAATCCAGTTTATTTCTATAGACATGAAATCCAACTTTGCCTTAGACCCTTTAAAAGGGTACTGTTTTATTCATGAGACAAAATTTAAAGTTACAACTTAAGAAAAACCGTTCACATGATTGTGAACTGCAACCAGAGATGACCAAGCCCTACATCTGGGGGCAGCCTTGCGTGCTGGGATGCATAGAGCTCCTGCACAGACATACTCCCTGGTGGTGTGACCCTCAGGCCCTGCTGCAGGCCTCCCCAGATCCTGACACTTCACATGAATTTTAGTGCATATAAAGATAGCTGAGATCCAAAAGCCATGACACTCACGACTGACACAGCCAGCTCCTCTAGAAATACGATTTGCCAATTTGTGTCTGCTGCAACACATTTTACTTGAATATCAGAAATGGACAGACATCACTGTCACTCTGAAGTCAAACGTGGACTGTGACTTCCCACCAGGAGCAACCAAGATACTTTCTACAGCTCTTTTGAATTGCGGCTAGAATGGCCAACTCCCTTGCACAGAGAATCCTGTGCTAGCAGCTCTTCTGACTTTACTTGCAGTCTTGTAAATTTGTCCTCCAGCTTCCAACTCTAGTGCCCTCCTTTAATAATGACAGTGTCTTCACGTTTTTGTGAAAGTGAAGTTGCATTGCTCATATGTacagagagagagcaggaaatgTGACAAGACTGCAACCTTTAATCACCAGCAGCTTAAAAACTAGCAGGCTGAAGAAACACCACAATATTCATGCTTAAGCACTTCCCAATTGTTAAGCTAGTCTCAGCATTAGTGTGTTCCACAAATACATTGCAAGTATTTTATCCCAGAGTCATATTTAGAGCCTTTTAATTATCTCTATGGTCTGACAGATTAACATAGTTATAACtatttggttttcctctttattttgtaTTGACTTTGTAAAAAATCCCCACCTTCCTTTATCAATTACTGGCAAAAACACTGCAAATGCTGAGAACCAAATTACAAACTCAAGCTAATAAAAGAAACTACCATCagtttaataataaataacagaTAATAATACGACCTTCATTGTcattggaaaaataattaaaatgggatcccagcatcccagaagattttttaaaaagacatacaCCATCTATTACTGTTCTAGGGTAATCTTGTCATTTATTAGCTGATATCGTGACTTCTGTAAGGCTTTTCTcatgatatttttaatatccaGGGCTGACAATACTGTCAGGCTAGAACTCCCTCTCTGTGAAGATATCTTATGGAATGAAGTAGCTAGATATACATTATATGAGTCCCGGTTTCCTAACTCAATTCATATTCAATACACATCTCATAATATCAGCAAGCATTTCCATATTGTTCCAGTGAACATGCCAAACTGCTATTTGCCCTCCCTTCCGAAAAGCAAATGACAGAATAatcctgtattttatttaaagtgtAAAATCTAATGATATGACcttgtatttgcattttcaagGTTTTACCTCAGGCGTGTGCTTTACTATCTCTCTAATTAAAGTTGCACCATTTTTCTTGACATATTCATCTGAGTCCTTCAGGCATGTGAGCACAACTGGGAAAATTTCTGCTTCAACCACCAACTCTGCAAGTTCCACTGAATGCTTTGCTATTTGGCTTAGAGCTGACAGCACCTGACGCtagtaaataaaaattgttaTAAAATCAATATTATACAAACATCCCACAACACACACTCCTCCCGCACACAAAAATCTATTGcatcaaggaaaacaaagcaggataGGGAAAACAATTACAGCTATTTTACAATTCACTGAGTCAATTCATGCACGAATATAATGGCACAGAACATTCACTGGTTCCTGAATAAAAGTTTCTCCTTTGTTTTACCCCATTCAAGCTTGctatgtatgaaaaaaaaaagaaaaagaaaaagaagaaatatatacatatatgccaTTTAcaactgtaatttaaaatttactGAAATCTAAGAAGGTATCTTTATTTGCATAAGTTTGCTCTGTCAAATCTTAAAAAATTTTTGTCTATTTGTTTGAAGTGACATTTTTATGTTGTCTTCTTTCTGAGTAAGacaaaaagattttattaagaaacaattttttgttGAATTCTACTGATTAAACCTTCAACAGCAGCTATTCACATAGATAGTACAGTCTAAAATACaataatacatttaatattAACTGGTTTATAATATAACCCTAAGTATGCAAAACCTTTTTGTAACAGAATTGCATGCATtttatctattaaaaatatctgttgcATTCTTCATATACTACATAATTCTAGAACAAAATATCATACTGTTTACTTTAAAGATTTGTTTAGCTGTGCCTCACAGAGCGGCAGTTTTTTAATCCAGTAGCTAAATCTGTGGTTATATTCAGAACTCTTTGTCACTAATTACATAGTTACACTTTGTTAATGCCCAAAACAAGAGCTTCCTAAATAAAAAAGTACGTCAGTGGTTTTGATTCAATATCAAGTAATGACTGGTATAAtggagattttaaaatataatttttaaaaatgtacctTCAGTTTAGCATCAGGGTTCAGGATCAGCTGAGCTAAGTGAGCGATAGCTCCTGCATCCACTACTGTCTGTGCTAACTCTGGAGAATGCTTTGAAATATCACTGAGAGTTGAAGCAGCAATCCTTTTCAAAGCAATTTCTGGCTCCTGGATACAGAGCACTAAAAGAGGAATAGCGCCTGCATCCACCACAGCTTGTGACAGTTCTGTAGGTCCAAGGAAAGTAATTAAGTGAGTATGGGTGACTGACCCTTGTGCAAGCCATTTTTCACCCTGACAgatacagcaaaggaaaaaggggagggTGTAGTTCACTGTCTCGACATCTGCATTTCAAATCAGCCCTCCTGGTTTCATAAACCGTGTGGACCAATCCACAACTGAAAAGAATGCAGGTCAATAGATGGACCCCCATTTACATGCACACATTTGAGGTAGATTAGGCTGAAATGGTttgttattctgttttctttttctttttttaaagtaagcaGATGTCAGCTGTTTAAACCCTGGCTATTCTACACTGATCAATAGGAAAGCATTTTATGCATGGCTAACAACAACACAGAAAGCCAAAGTACCAAAATTTTACCAACCACCTAATTAGAGAGCATTTTACCCTCTTTAAATGATAAGCAGATATTAGCATAGATCAAATgccaaaagcagaaatacaaaaaacatacataaaagATTTATCTTACATAAAAGATTGAGAAAATGGAACTTGCAGATCAAAACTAGGCTTTGCTAACATCCATGGGACAAGACAGAATTTATACTTTAATGACATGAAAGTGTTATCACACATAACTAGATAAATAAGAAATATCATCAGTGGGATATTGTGTGCCAGAGATTAGTGCAATATCCTTAACCAACAGCaccttaaataaaaaagaaaaaaaatctgagcaCATGATTAGCTGACATGGACAAAAATTACACTATTAGAAATTCATTAGCTCTCTCTGTGCATACAGCATTAATCACAGTCCTAAAATAAGAATTACTGGATATCAGAAGCAAAATTTATACTATAACCGATTtgtgctattttaaaatagtgttgaaaaagtgataaaaatcaTGGGGGATTCAATAATCTATTAGGTTCTTAGTTCAGTTGTGCTACACCTGATTATGCATATCCattattatctttaacattTATCTTGACTTACAATACCATGGCAACACATGGCTGTTGTATTTCAAGACTCTAACTTAGCTTT of the Melopsittacus undulatus isolate bMelUnd1 chromosome 1, bMelUnd1.mat.Z, whole genome shotgun sequence genome contains:
- the SPAG6 gene encoding sperm-associated antigen 6 isoform X2, whose product is MSQRQVLQVFEQYQRARMQFVQAVAEFAARPQYIDTLQDAGVMTLLRPLLLDVIPNIQQTAALALGRLANYNDALAEAVVKGDILPQILCSLSEQNRFYKKAAAFVLRAVGKHSPQLAQSVVQCGALEMLVICLEDFDPGVKEAASWALGYIARHNSELSQAVVDAGAIPLLVLCIQEPEIALKRIAASTLSDISKHSPELAQTVVDAGAIAHLAQLILNPDAKLKRQVLSALSQIAKHSVELAELVVEAEIFPVVLTCLKDSDEYVKKNGATLIREIVKHTPELSQLIVNAGGVAAVIDCIGSCRGTVRLPGIMMLGYVAAHSENLSMAVIVSKGIPPLCACLIEEQEDHIKAAAAWALGQIGRHTPEHACAVAVANVLPILLSLYMDTRSSEDLQIKTKRALKNILQKCTYLPALEQLLHDAPPNIIKHIVGQFSKVLLPWIF
- the SPAG6 gene encoding sperm-associated antigen 6 isoform X1 gives rise to the protein MSQRQVLQVFEQYQRARMQFVQAVAEFAARPQYIDTLQDAGVMTLLRPLLLDVIPNIQQTAALALGRLANYNDALAEAVVKGDILPQILCSLSEQNRFYKKAAAFVLRAVGKHSPQLAQSVVQCGALEMLVICLEDFDPGVKEAASWALGYIARHNSELSQAVVDAGAIPLLVLCIQEPEIALKRIAASTLSDISKHSPELAQTVVDAGAIAHLAQLILNPDAKLKRQVLSALSQIAKHSVELAELVVEAEIFPVVLTCLKDSDEYVKKNGATLIREIVKHTPELSQLIVNAGGVAAVIDCIGSCRGTVRLPGIMMLGYVAAHSENLSMAVIVSKGIPPLCACLIEEQEDHIKAAAAWALGQIGRHTPEHACAVAVANVLPILLSLYMDTRSSEDLQIKTKRALKNILQKCTYLPALEQLLHDAPPNIIKHIVGQFSKVLPHDSKARRLFVTTGGLKKVQEIKAEPGSLLQEYINTIKNCYPEEIVRYYSPGYSEILLERVENYHPVL